CAGACTGAAACCAGCCTTCGTAGCATGATGAAACAACACACTGACTTCTCTGAATTCTCCATATATTTTGGATGGCAGCTGTCTCAGGAATATACTGTAACTTCCAGTGGAACAAAACACCTTACATGTGGCAGGGTGCTAGCAGAGAGTCATATCACCAGACAATGTGGGGTGGGAATAAGCCAGTGAAATACACTTTAAACTTGATtacaaaactaaaataaaactcACAAACTCCTTGCCCTCCCTAACCGCtaaagagtgaaaacaaaagggaaaaaatctcaACAAGATATAACAAGATCTACCTGATACATCATAATTTTTTGAAGTTGATACATGGCATGGCTTCTGAACATCCTCTCCAGTTGTCTAGTTTGAGTGTCTACTTTGAGATGCTCTGCTCCTTGAATGTGACTCCTCTCTGCCTGTACACTGCTAATTACACATCCACTTGAACAGCAGACTGCATGCAAAACACATCAGCAAAGAGGCTCCTGGCACACCATCTCTTTCCTCTCATAGCCTTCAGTGATGTCACTGTCTATGTTGTACCACTTTCCCTTCTCTGGGCTTTAGTCTAATCTTAGCAGATATGCAAGAGCACCAGTGAGTCAGgcaaaaatttaatttatctAGAATTGGATATATAGGGAAAAGTGTAAGGACAGAAGAAGCACACCACAATAACTCCTCAGAATACCCTTACAGCTTCCAGTGACTTGTGCTGAGGGAATTCTTATGTCTGAGAGGGTGCCTGAGCATTTAATAAGCttcaatatattttttcccctatgAATTTTCTAATTTTGTTGTGCTATTTAAACAGCTTATTTCTAAATAAATTTCATACTCGTGCAACTCTTTCCAGTTTGTTATGAATTCTcagaaaccacatcccaaaAGAAACAATTACCATACCAATACCTTATTAGCTCTAGTCTTCAGTTTTCCCTCAGGAGTTAATAAAGATTAAGCCTGACACATTGACATGACAGACATGGAGCACGAGGTGCAGAGTTCATAATAACCACCCTCCACTCTCTTCATGACAGAAAACTCAGGGCAGCCACTGTGTTTTGAAAAATGAAGATGTGAAATGGAAGAGGAAGTTTTGAAGTAAGGTCAGATGAACACCTTAGCAATGAAACAGGGCCAAAGGTAGGCAGCTCTGACAAAAGAAAGGAGTCCCCTCCACAGTCTTGTGCCTATGACCCTGTGGTTACAAGGTCACCACTCAAATTTGTGTCAGAAGCAGTTTATATCTCCCAATATCTTcagtttcaaaaaaaaaaaaaaaaaatccaacaagtTCTTCAACTTACCAAATTGcagattaagaaaaaaagaccAAACATGCAGAAATAAATAGTACCATCATCTGCTTGAAGTGGATTACAGTGACATACAAGAAAACTTAAGTGTCTGTTAGTATTTGCCAGTAATACATTTAAGACATTTAAGACATGCTTTACAGATGAAGTAATTTAcattatatgaaaaaaaaaagattatttaagGAAAACTGCTCTATTTTTAGTCAGAAGCATCCTTTAGTCCAATTTATACTGGTGAGTCAGGGAACTTTAAATCTAGCTCTACATCCAACAGTATAGCTGCAATTATAACCCTTATGTTTTATATAAGCTgccttttttaatataaaaccCTCTTCTTTTTTGAATCAAGTGCCTAAATAACATAAAGACATTAAAAGAtctggcagaaaaaaataaagctattAGAAGCCTGCTCTTATTTCCTAGGCTTTTAGAGGAGTACATTGAATTAAAATCTCTTATGTGTTGCAGATGAAAAGATCATTTGTACCAGCAGTTAGGAATAAGTTAGGCAAAGTCAACCTACAGAAACAATCAGCAAAGCTAACCCAGAATAAAACTGTCATGCAGTTGAAAGTTAATTTGCATTAACATTAATGcttaggggggaaaaagggtttttttaaaattcaatggCACGAATGTGGTTGCTGACTGCCTTGGCAACAAGCAGCCTGCACACACTCTTCgtgcctgccctgagcccacaagGGTTACTCTGACATAACCTACAGCACAGTATCTCTGCAGCCATCATAATAACAATTTACCCCCAAAAACCATCATAGCATCCCAGAATCATAGGGTACCTTGGGTTGGAAGGATTACTAAAGATCATGTAATCCAACCCCCTTGCAATGAGCAGGAGCATCTTCAATtagatcaggctgctcagagccccatccagtctgaccttgaatgttttcagggatggggcatccaccacctctctgggcaacttgttccagtgcctctCCACTCTCATAGGGcataatttcttcctaatatccaatctaaatctacCCTCATTCAGTCTAAAGTCATCactccttgtcctatcacaACAGGTCCTGCCAGAAGGTTCCCTTCCAGCTCTTTTGCAGActccctttaggtactggaaggctgctgtAAGATATGCCCAGAGCCTcctcttcttcaggctgaaaaaccccagctcccacagggtgtctccacagagctgctccagccttcTGAGTATCTTTGTGGCTCTCCTTTAGGCTCACTCCATCAGATCCATGCCTCTCCTGTGCTGAGGACTCCAGAGcaggatgcagcactgcagctggggTGTCTGTCTGTCACAAGACCAGAGTAGATTAGAATTCAACTACTGGCCACTCTTCTATTGATACAGTCCAGGATGCAGTTGGCTTTCTGAGCTTTCAGCTCAGAAATACATAACCCCAAAACACATTATTCTTACACACTTGCATTCAGTAACATAATGTTCTTCTCTGGAAGGACAAATACACTCAAGGCAACTGAGGACATGAGTGGAATAATCATCCTCTTCATGACTTGTGGCAATTCTAAGTACCTCTTGATTTTATGGCTTACAAAATGGCACATGGTTACCACAAGCAAATGCTTCACTGCTATTTAAGTAGCTTCAGGGTGACTATGAAGACAAAGCACCGCTGGACATCTCCAAAATTTGCCTTAAGGGGTGATTCAGCTACTAGCCCAGGAACCCAATGGCCTGCTACCTTCCAAACATCTTCAACAGAGCAACTTCTTGAGGCACTTGATGTAAATCAGCACTGCTCTCAAAAAAGCAGCCTTATCACGGCCAGGAAGCAGCTTTTGTGTAAGGCTAACTTTCAGTTGCATCAGGTGGCACAGCTGGTGACACAGAGAAGGCAGGATTGCACAGCAAAGAGGAGGAAGGCCTGGGCCACCTCTGGTGTCAGAGAGCAGTTTAAGCTGGTATCTATGGATATGAAcaggcagagcagcctctgCTTGCCAGTAACAACTTATGTTATGGACAGACCAGCAGAGCCTTTGCAAACACCCAGGGCAGAGCATGCAGCCCTTGGGAGATGCTGAATTCACCAGGAGGTTTAGTTATCTGTCCATGGTGGCCATCAACCTAAAGGGGTTGTCACCCTCTAATAAATGTAATTCTATTTCTTAGGATAGGCTGTCACAGCTTTTGCAGGCAGTTGCTTTTCCACAAACCTACATAAACACCCTACAGTATAGGAACAACTTACATGGCCAAGAGGTGCTAAAGGTAGGAAATTTCACCCTTGTGTGATGGTTCCCTCCTCCTTCTAGGGAATACAGCCCAAAATTGTGTCTGAAGTGACACGTATGTAGGAATCAGACCCCTCAGTGAAGTCTTCTGATGAAGGAATAAGCACTGGAGAAGTCAGTGAGCCAGGTTCCTGTCTGCACTGTTGTGACATGAGCACTCTCTCTCTGCTGCTTCATGCCCTGTACACAGTGGCCTCTTCCCTGCTCCAAACAAGAGTTTGCCTGGTCTAACCGTTAAACACAGAGGTGAAGGGTGAGAGAACAAAGATGCTGTCAAagaccaacccaaaccattgaCCAGCTGTCAATTTCAGGTTGGAGAGGCATACAGCTAAGGATGCTACACTTTATTGATCAGTGCTAACAAAAGTAAGAACTGCATAAATATAGGAAAAGTTCAAACAGCTGAGAGCAAGTGGCAATCAGGACACCACGATGGATAGAACTGACCATGCACAGGCAGGTCTGCCAAGGGTCTCCAGCTCCAGTCAATGCCATTAAGGAAACAAGAATGTTTAGATATCTCAGTTGTGTTCTTTAGGCTCAGAAATTCAAGGCAGCAGTTCCAAACTTGCATATACAAAATGCCTGGCTTCCAGAAACAGCACAGTGTCCCTGCTAATGGAGAGAGGCATGCACACAGGGGCTTTTGCTGTACCTTTCCTGCATGCACACTGGCACAACACAGTGGAAGATGCTCTGGgatgtgcctgtgctgggccaggtgAACCAAGGGTTTAAATAAAAGTCAGTCCAGCTCTTGCAGCAAGTCACATTGGCAAGGCAGTGagcacattgcagcagctctCACATTCCCTGTGTGATCACCCTTACAAAGCACCACATGCCCACAGAGCCTCAACCTCCTTGATCAACTTACAGGCTAAAACCTGCACTTCAGTGAGCCGGAAGGAGCCACCCTCATTTTTATTTGAGCCCAGGATGTGAAAAAGAAGACCCTAGTCCCAGAGCCATCAGAGCACACGAGGGTAAAAGCAGCAGAAGTATGAGGCCCACACTTCAAGAACCCTGCCCCCCTGACGTGCTGGAGGACATCACCCCGTGCCCTCTGCACACCCTGGCATCCCTAAGGGACATGAGGGAAAGATGGGCGCGTGCTTCAGGCCATCCCAAGTGTCCCTCTTCCTTAAGCTAAGcaggctccagctccagcatctTCACTCATCTCAAGCACCAACAAGCAGCCCTGTGTACTTCTAACTCCACAAAGGGGAACAGTCATTCATTTTGGGGCAGCTGCTGAAGGACAAGAAGCAGAGCTGTGAGGTGCAGCAGTAAAGCAGAGTAATGACCAAGGACcaaggagagggaggaaaaaaaacacacaatGGTATTGTTTATTGCAGTGCAATTTGTGTGATCTGGGTATTTGGGAAAAAGGATAAATGACACATAGGGAAAACCATGTACTTCTCCTTAGCCTATTCTTGACTATCAGACGGAAGAGGTTCTATTTGTGTACTTTGCTCTCCACCATCTTAATTCTTTCAAAGCAAAAAAGATCCATCCATTCTTTTCCTTCAAAAtatgagctgctgcaggccaggcCACCTCATTTCATTAGCAGTAAAAGCAGTGTCTCTTTTTTCACCACTGTGCCCTTCTTAATCTCAGACATGTCAGCATTCTCTTGGGATTTCTTGCTACATTCCTCAGTATTTGTCACTGCTTAATTTTTaaaccaacaaaaataaaactggaCATTACAAACTTTTGCAAGGACAGATTATGTCAGTAATTTTGGTTTTCACACCATCTAGCAAATGTCCTATGTTTGCATCTCTACATACTTAATatacattaattttaaaaaggccAAACTACTCACAATGTGAGGGATTTCTACTGATCTTTCTCAAATGGATAGCAAATGTTGAATCAGTGTTCCATGAATTCAGAGCTCTGCCTGCAAGGTCTGCTTAGATGACAAAACAGTGATGGACTGGGATTTGGGTAAGGATTGAGATTTGCTTCTAATCTCAATTTAAAGAGATTTAAAAGAGCTCATGAAAATGTGCAGCAGCACTTTTCAGTTGGTGAAACATGAAAATTGGTTGTGTGAAAGTACTTTGtttccaaaatcccacaaacacAAGAAAGTCAAAAAGTAGTAAGAGAAAACCCACATGAACATAAATTTCAGTGCGTGAAAAAGACCACTTTATTTAGcacaggattaaaaaaaaacctgaaacacATAATAATATAATAGTATTTAACAAGGTCTGAAGAGATCTCATGCCTCGTAAGTCAGGACACACTATTTTTTAGATCAAAGAGCAGTATTACACACCTCTCATCCTTGTTATACTTCATTGCTAAGATAGAAAAGGTTCTAAATTGAATCTGCCCTGTGATTCGCTACTTAGAGCCATGTCTTCTTGcagcaaaatatatttttacagtATCCTGGAGAACTGTACCTCTGTCCTAAGTCATCTAGCACTATTTACCTTTTCTCATCCTTACTGCAGGTACAGTAACACACCTAAGAGGTGATTCCCAGCATGTCCAAGTGATTTAGCACAGGCTTATCCCGCTAAATCAGGCTGAACCCGTTGGGGTTGTGTCCGACGCCGCTCGGCATGGCCTCCTCACAGGAGGCCATTTTCCAGAGCACTTCTGAATCAATTCCTCTTCCATCTCCTAATTCTCGCTGCCACCCGGGGAATTTCGCCCATCTGCACAAGTCACCTTTTCCTCGGCCCCTTCCAGCACCCTGGCAGGCTCCCCCTGGCAATCAGCTCTCGGGATACACATCCCCGCATCCACCAGGCTGGCCACGGGGCGCCAAGGATCCCGTAACCTCCTTCTCCCACTAGGCGCTACCCACTGAGCGCCTTTGcacctcccagccccatccttgCTCTTTTAGCTTTGAACAGCTCCTATGGCGCCCGGTATGCCGGAGCGTGGCTCGGCCGCGTGTTCCCGGCGGGATCCTTGCGGATTCCCGGGATCCGTGCGGATTCCTGAGATCCCTGCGCATTCCTGGCGCTGCCCTcagccccgcccggcccgggcgCGCGCCCgcggcggggagggggcgggcAGGGCGAGGTGGGGGCGGGGCGAGCGCCGGAGCCCCGCCCCCCCGGCCGCGTGCCCGCGCGCGCGCCCCCCGCGCCGTGACCCATTTCGCCGAACAAAGGATTCGCGCTGGAATCTCGCTCGGCGCCGGGACCTAAAATGGCGGCGGcgcgcccgcccccgcccctTCCGCGGGCGCCATAGAGACGGGGCGGGCGGAGCGGCCTCCCCTCGGCGCCGCTCTGTACGCCGGCGCAGGCCCTGCTCGCTGGTGCGGGCGGGAAGGCGCTGCCGCGGCATGGCGGGCGAGGGCGACTCTGAGCCGGGGAAGGTAATGGAGGGCGGGGGGGCGGCGAGGGGccaggaggagaatgaggatgagcatgaggaggaggatgaggaggagctggCCGCGGCAGCCCCGCGCTGGGGACACGGGAGGTCattgcagagcagcagtgacCGTGCCCCACCGCCCCGCCCCGCTGTGGCAGCGCCCGAGGAAATGGCTGGGGAACAATTCACGGAAACGCACGGCACGGCCGGGGCTCTGCCGGGCCAGGGGGGCGGGCGGGGCTTGGGTGTGGGCTGGGGCCCCGGGCCCCTCCGGGACTTTCCCGTGGTGCTGAGGCCGGAGCGTCCGTGAGGCCGCTGGTCAGCAGTGGTCAGAGACATAACAAAtgatgcccagcctggcagcaggtGAGACGCTATTTTAAAAGTATGCATCACGCTGCATGGATGTAGCAGGGATACCTTCTTAGCCAACAACAGCAATATATCAAGTGACTTCTTCCATGTGAGAGTGCTTGAAATTACTCATTAGGAGGTTCGACCAACATAGACCACATCCTTTCTGTCTCGCCTGTTCACAGGGACAGCTGATGGCTGTCCCGAGGGAACATGGATAAAACTAACGCTGGGGATTTCCATGCTTGCCATCCCCATTACCACAGTGACACAATGACTTCTCCCACAGAGTTGTCAGCTCTCCACAAGCAGTTGAGCACTGTAGTACTCCCATCTGCACTGCAGTACTCCATCTTCAAAATCTACTTTGACCACGTGGAATACCTTCACGACAAAATCAAACAATCACTTTTGATGAATTTTGCTACAGTTGCACACATGATTCTTCATGCTCTAATGGTTTAAGCACAACAGACTGAAACGTGTTCTCATACCATCCCTGACCAAAGGATTGGCAGCAGAAAATGTTCAGGGGTTACTGAGGGGCAGCCGCCTTGACCCTGACCCatgtgcccagcccctgcctagACATAGGTTTAAGTCATAAATTAGTTTggtttataaatattttaattcagtATTAGGTTCTCTACTACATGCTCATTCTCCAGTAAGTTAACTTTTTCCAAGCACATTTGCTTGCTTCAGGCACTAAACTTACATGTCATGACTAACTGCATACTTGATTGTAGCCCTCCTTGTTTGTTGCGATGTAACAAAAATCCTGGATTCTTAAGGgtcttctctcttcttttttggGGGAATGTAAAGGTAAGGAATTGAGTAGTTAATTTATAATATTCAGTGAAAAGGATGGATCAACAGTTTTGTGCAAaactatattatataaatttatagTTAACTCTTCCAGAAACATCCCTGATATATCTGTACCTGTTCACTTTTGGTCATCTATAACCCTGGACACAGTAAGTTCTCAACTAGTTATGCTTGACTATTAAGATAACAAGTCACTTTTACAGTTGAGTTGGCATCATAGACTTCTACAgaagtgattttttaaatttatgtttggtttttttgttttgttttgtcttacAGTCCTATAAACTCTTTGGATTTCTCGATGTTAAAAATATCCCATGTGCACGAGAATCAGTGCTCTATGGCTCCTTGGGGGCTTTAGTTATGGGTCTTGGACATTTTTTAGCAACTAGTAAGTACTTACTCCTTTTgggttttatatatttatttgcaagaaaaaaatctatttgttGTTAGGTGTTATTAATAATGGGAAGTCATACAAGTTGAGAAAATCTCTAACTTTTCataagatttttgtttttctttcaggtaGAGTTAAAAGATCTTGTGATGTTGCAGTTGGTACCTATATTTGCACAATGTTAGGATACTGGTATGTAAAGTTCTTCTTCAATTTTGATAGGCCTATGTTGACTGAATGGTACAACATGATCcctgtgtttcagttttcagAAACAGTGTTTCATGGTGATTTtgaaaacacattaaaaaaactgCCTAGCAAAGCATCCTCTTCCTTCCCCCTAAAATACTTATCTTctttaaaggaaaacatttcaCTGTGTTTGAATgtttatgtttatatatatttaaaatacttcCTATTGTTTCTTGAATTCTAAGCTATCAATTCCCCCacttatttccatttttcttaattattttttccttttcttaccCCATCCTTGTCCTAATTCCAAAGGCAGCATGTTTAATTTTACTAGCAATGTGGTTGCAATTTTTCAGCTGCCTGAATGACTCTGGTTTGATCCTTCTACTCATATAAAGCAGGGAATTGTGTTTCCTTTTCATCCCCTCCCCTAGGTTTTACTGCAGGTACAACTTGGTCCAGCAAAGGATCCGGCAAAGAATGCTTaaagaaggaatgaaaaacagaattttatttgAAGGCAGTTATCTTGATCCAGAGAAGAAACAAAGTGGCAGTGAAAGAAGCGATTCATAGGTTGCTCCGGAAGAGTTGTGATTTAATACATCTTTGGGAAAAGGTGGTCCAGAAAAAAGTCAGTCTGCACTGCAAGCCTGTGAGGTGTCTAAAACTGGTAAATCATGGTTTTCCTAGCAAATCTGAGCAGGAAATTCATAGTGAATCTGTTAAGTCGGTACAAGCCTTGCTTTGTTtcatgtatgtatgtatgtatgtatgtgacTGCAGACATTTGCAATGACGTCCTGTCAAAcatctgggagctgctgtgttcTCTTCAGGGTCTCAGAGGATTAAGGACAGTGATTTGGGTCTGCTTTAGCTTCCATTATAAACAGAGCGTGGTTTGTTTTAGCAAAGTTGTAATTACATCTcattcaaatacaggaaaatatttccatcaCCTGTTGAGCCTTCAGTGCTATTATTAACAGTGCTGTTTGTGAAACCAGGAGTGTTTGAACAGTAGGAGAAGGCTTTGCTTGTGCAAAATGGGTGATAGTCAGCAGCCTTTGTAAGATTTCAGCTGCAGGATAACCAGATAACTTACA
This sequence is a window from Zonotrichia albicollis isolate bZonAlb1 chromosome 3, bZonAlb1.hap1, whole genome shotgun sequence. Protein-coding genes within it:
- the COX20 gene encoding cytochrome c oxidase assembly protein COX20, mitochondrial, with amino-acid sequence MAGEGDSEPGKSYKLFGFLDVKNIPCARESVLYGSLGALVMGLGHFLATSRVKRSCDVAVGTYICTMLGYWFYCRYNLVQQRIRQRMLKEGMKNRILFEGSYLDPEKKQSGSERSDS